GATTGGAACATCATTTATGTTTACAAAAACCATATAGAGAGCGTCATTCATCCACAAACATGAAGAATCGCTTCGAGAGGCACAGACTCTTTTTAAGTGTTTGAGGGTAAAGGGTGCAGGTGGTTCAAGAGTAAATTGCATAATAGTTTCTGATGCTAAAACCCCCCTTTTAATTATGAGCCATTTTTATAAATGGATAAAAATTTCTGAAGCGATCGGTCGTAGGTTTTTTCTACATCAGACGGAAAAAAACACGCTGGTAATTCATGATGAGACCAGTGATATTGGATACATTCACAACAAACGCCTTTTCGGGGACATGGTTCATAAGTGCAGGAACAGGCCGAAGTATTTTTTTGAATTTTACACTCGCGCATACTTTTCATCCTTTTTTTCTGAAGATTTATCGGGAACAACGATTTCTTTAATTTTTATCCTGCTTTCATAGAGCAAGTAGGCGTAAATAATTTCGAAATACATCTTGATACGGTGATAAAAACCTAAGAAAGGACCATATTTTTCTTCTTTATGGTAGTGAGAAATACCCCAAAGTGGCACCATTTCCACCTGACCTCCAAAATCACGGGCAAAATGAGTGAGAAACACTTCAACACCAAACCGAGACCAAGAAAAATCTTTAACTCTTCGTATCCATGTTCCCCGAACCGCTCGCTGGCCGTTTAAAATTGGACAAACTTTCTGGGCTAAGTCAGTTGATCCTCTCCCCCCTTTGAATACCCCAATCGTCATTACAATCGATGAATCTTTAATGATGGGTTTAACTAATTCGTAAAGATGCTTTTCGTTTAGATGAATCAGGTCAGCATCAAGAAATAAATAAACATCACTCTCACTTTTATTCCTAATTCCACTAACCAGCGCAGCACCCTTCCCTTTGTTTTTATTATGCCTTAATACGTCCACGGCCATACTGGAAGGGACTTGAGCGGTTCCATCTCGAGAACCATCGTCAATCACCAGGACATCATCAATGAATTGAACGTTTTTTAACACTTTTAATACCTGTGAAAGCCTTGGTTCTTCATTATAAGCCGGTACTATCGCAGTTATTGTTTGATTCTCTAACATATTAAATTCCTTATTATACCTCTTTTATTTGTATTCAATAACACGTAAAATATTATACACAAATAATCTGGAAGGAAAAGGCAAAATTGACTTCAGATAAAATTCTTATTAATCTTTATCGTCTTCTAATCGCAATTATTATCCTTGTTGTTGTTTATATTCTCAGAAATATCCTCATCCCATTTGCCCTGGGAGGAATTTTAGCCTATGCTCTAACTCCAGCAGCTCGCTATTTAAATAACCGTGGTTTTTCTTGGAAAACATCAGTATTGATTATATTTTTAGCCCTTCTCATTTTTTTTATTTTACTTTTTTTTCTAATTATACCTGAAGCCGTTTCTCAGTTTCGATCCCTCACATCCAATCTCCCTGAGTATACTTCAAAAATTATTGACATAGCCAAAACTATTGATGAACGATATCCAGCATTAGGCATATCAGAAGCCATTGAAGAATTTATGATCAATCTCAGCTCGAATTTACAATCATATCTTGCC
This is a stretch of genomic DNA from Candidatus Atribacteria bacterium ADurb.Bin276. It encodes these proteins:
- a CDS encoding Undecaprenyl-phosphate mannosyltransferase — its product is MLENQTITAIVPAYNEEPRLSQVLKVLKNVQFIDDVLVIDDGSRDGTAQVPSSMAVDVLRHNKNKGKGAALVSGIRNKSESDVYLFLDADLIHLNEKHLYELVKPIIKDSSIVMTIGVFKGGRGSTDLAQKVCPILNGQRAVRGTWIRRVKDFSWSRFGVEVFLTHFARDFGGQVEMVPLWGISHYHKEEKYGPFLGFYHRIKMYFEIIYAYLLYESRIKIKEIVVPDKSSEKKDEKYARV